From a single Micromonospora carbonacea genomic region:
- a CDS encoding DNA-directed RNA polymerase subunit beta' codes for MLDVNFFDELRIGLATADDIRQWSHGEVKKPETINYRTLKPEKDGLFCEKIFGPQRDWECYCGKYKRVRFKGIICERCGVEVTRSKVRRERMGHIELAAPVTHIWYFKGVPSRLGYLLDLAPKDLEKIIYFASYVVTSVDAESRHRDLSTIENEILAEKRQSENSRDSEIEKRAAKLEADLAELEAEGAKADVRRKVKEGGEREMRQIRDRAQREIDRLDEVLDTFRKLEPKQLVTDELLYRELRDRFGEYFTGGMGAEAIKALVQNMDLDAEAESLRETIRSGKGQRKIRALKRLKVVAAFLNTRNSPLGMVLDCVPVIPPDLRPMVQLDGGRFATSDLNDLYRRVINRNNRLKRLIDLGAPEIIVNNEKRMLQEAVDALFDNGRRGRPVTGPGNRPLKSLSDMLKGKQGRFRQNLLGKRVDYSGRSVIVVGPKLKLHQCGLPKQMALELFKPFVMKRLVDLNHAQNIKSAKRMVERQRPVVWDVLEEVIGEHPVLLNRAPTLHRLGIQAFEPQLVEGKAIQIHPLVCTAFNADFDGDQMAVHVPLSAEAQAEARILMLSSNNILKPADGKPVTMPTQDMVIGLYHLTHLTAGEKGEGRAFSSDAEARMAFDAGELHLQAPVRIRLRGLVGVDNGAGAQPWVAPEGWVEGEPLTVETTLGRVLFNETLPQGYRFVNYEIRKGQLSAIVNDLAERFPKVALAATLDGLKEAGFHWATWSGVTIGMEDVIAPPRKREILERYEKEADRIDKQYQRGLMTAEERRGELIEIWTKATNEVAKEMDTALPQENPLWKMINSGARGNLLQLRQIAAIRGLVANPKGEIIPRPIKASYREGLSVLEYFISTHGARKGLADTALRTADSGYLTRRLVDVSQDVIIREEDCGTDRAIPMQIGERRDGKLYVHEHAETSVHARTLADDIKGPDGTVVAHRGQDINSILVDAIVAAGTETVRVRSVLTCESKLGVCGACYGRSLPTGKTVDVGEAVGIIAAQSIGEPGTQLTMRTFHTGGVAGEDITQGLPRVQEIFEARVPKGKAPIADTPGRIRIEDGERSRKIIVVPDDGSDEIVYDKISKRVRLRAHDGDHVEVGEKLTEGTIDPHELLRILGPRAVQVHLTQEVQEVYRSQGVLIHDKHIEIIIRQMLKRVTVIDSGSTEFLPGVLVDRALFESENRRLVGEGGEPAAGRPVLMGITKASLATDSWLSAASFQETTRVLTDAAIHARSDSLIGLKENVIIGKLIPAGTGISKYRNVRVEPTEEAKAKVYSMTGYPETDYGFGPASGQAVPLDDFDFGSYR; via the coding sequence GTGCTCGACGTCAACTTCTTCGACGAGCTGCGCATCGGTCTCGCCACCGCCGACGACATCCGTCAGTGGTCGCACGGCGAGGTCAAGAAGCCCGAGACGATCAACTACCGCACCCTCAAGCCGGAAAAGGACGGGCTCTTCTGCGAGAAGATCTTCGGTCCGCAGCGGGACTGGGAGTGCTACTGCGGTAAGTACAAGCGGGTCCGGTTCAAGGGCATCATCTGCGAGCGCTGCGGCGTCGAGGTGACCCGCTCCAAGGTCCGCCGTGAGCGGATGGGGCACATCGAGCTTGCCGCTCCGGTGACCCACATCTGGTACTTCAAGGGCGTGCCGAGCCGGCTGGGCTACCTGCTGGACCTCGCCCCGAAGGACCTCGAAAAGATCATCTACTTCGCCTCGTACGTCGTGACGAGCGTGGACGCCGAGTCGCGTCACCGTGACCTCTCGACCATCGAGAACGAGATCCTCGCCGAGAAGCGGCAGTCGGAGAACAGCCGCGACTCGGAGATCGAGAAGCGGGCCGCCAAGCTGGAGGCCGACCTGGCCGAGCTGGAGGCCGAGGGCGCGAAGGCGGACGTCCGGCGCAAGGTCAAGGAGGGCGGAGAGCGCGAGATGCGCCAGATCCGCGACCGGGCCCAGCGCGAGATCGACCGCCTGGACGAGGTGCTCGACACGTTCCGCAAGCTGGAGCCGAAGCAGCTCGTCACCGACGAGCTGCTCTACCGGGAGCTGCGCGACCGGTTCGGCGAGTACTTCACCGGCGGCATGGGCGCCGAGGCGATCAAGGCGCTGGTCCAGAACATGGACCTCGACGCCGAGGCCGAGAGCCTGCGCGAGACCATCCGCTCCGGCAAGGGCCAGCGGAAGATCCGGGCGCTCAAGCGGCTGAAGGTCGTCGCGGCGTTCCTGAACACCCGCAACTCGCCGCTCGGCATGGTGCTGGACTGCGTCCCGGTCATCCCGCCGGACCTGCGCCCGATGGTGCAGCTCGACGGTGGCCGCTTCGCGACCTCCGACCTGAACGACCTGTACCGCCGCGTGATCAACCGGAACAACCGCCTCAAGCGGCTGATCGACCTCGGCGCGCCCGAGATCATCGTCAACAACGAGAAGCGGATGCTCCAGGAGGCCGTCGACGCGCTGTTCGACAACGGCCGCCGCGGCCGGCCGGTCACCGGCCCGGGCAACCGCCCGCTCAAGTCGCTGTCCGACATGCTCAAGGGCAAGCAGGGCCGGTTCCGGCAGAACCTGCTCGGCAAGCGCGTCGACTACTCCGGCCGTTCGGTCATCGTGGTCGGCCCGAAGCTGAAGCTGCACCAGTGCGGCCTGCCCAAGCAGATGGCGCTGGAGCTGTTCAAGCCCTTCGTGATGAAGCGGCTGGTCGACCTCAACCACGCGCAGAACATCAAGTCCGCCAAGCGGATGGTCGAGCGGCAGCGCCCGGTCGTGTGGGACGTGCTGGAAGAGGTCATCGGCGAGCACCCGGTGCTGCTCAACCGCGCGCCGACCCTGCACCGCCTGGGCATCCAGGCCTTCGAGCCGCAGCTGGTCGAGGGCAAGGCCATCCAGATCCACCCGCTGGTCTGCACCGCGTTCAACGCCGACTTCGACGGCGACCAGATGGCGGTGCACGTGCCGCTGTCCGCCGAGGCGCAGGCCGAGGCGCGGATCCTGATGCTGTCGTCGAACAACATCCTCAAGCCGGCCGACGGCAAGCCGGTCACCATGCCCACCCAGGACATGGTCATCGGCCTCTACCACCTCACCCACCTCACCGCCGGTGAGAAGGGCGAGGGCCGGGCGTTCAGCTCGGACGCCGAGGCGCGGATGGCGTTCGACGCCGGCGAGCTGCACCTGCAGGCGCCGGTGCGGATCCGGCTGCGCGGGCTGGTCGGGGTCGACAACGGCGCCGGCGCGCAGCCGTGGGTCGCGCCGGAGGGCTGGGTCGAGGGTGAGCCGCTCACCGTCGAGACCACCCTGGGCCGGGTGCTGTTCAACGAGACGCTGCCGCAGGGCTACCGCTTCGTGAACTACGAGATCCGCAAGGGTCAGCTCTCCGCGATCGTCAACGACCTCGCCGAGCGCTTCCCGAAGGTCGCCCTCGCCGCGACCCTCGACGGGCTCAAGGAGGCCGGTTTCCACTGGGCCACCTGGTCCGGCGTGACGATCGGCATGGAGGACGTCATCGCTCCGCCGCGCAAGCGGGAGATCCTGGAGCGGTACGAGAAGGAGGCCGACCGGATCGACAAGCAGTACCAGCGTGGTCTGATGACCGCCGAGGAGCGTCGCGGCGAGCTCATCGAGATCTGGACCAAGGCGACCAACGAGGTCGCCAAGGAGATGGACACCGCGCTGCCGCAGGAGAACCCGCTGTGGAAGATGATCAACTCGGGTGCCCGCGGTAACCTGCTCCAGCTCCGCCAGATCGCCGCGATCCGTGGTCTGGTGGCCAACCCCAAGGGTGAGATCATCCCGCGACCCATCAAGGCGTCGTACCGCGAGGGTCTCTCCGTGCTGGAGTACTTCATCTCCACGCACGGTGCCCGTAAGGGTCTCGCCGACACCGCGCTGCGGACCGCCGACTCGGGTTACCTGACCCGTCGTCTGGTGGACGTCTCGCAGGACGTCATCATCCGCGAGGAGGACTGCGGCACCGACCGGGCCATCCCGATGCAGATCGGCGAGCGGCGCGACGGCAAGCTGTACGTCCACGAGCACGCCGAGACCAGCGTCCACGCCCGGACCCTGGCCGACGACATCAAGGGCCCGGACGGCACCGTCGTCGCCCACCGGGGCCAGGACATCAACTCCATCCTGGTCGACGCGATCGTCGCCGCCGGGACGGAGACGGTGCGGGTGCGCAGCGTGCTCACCTGCGAGTCGAAGCTGGGCGTCTGCGGTGCGTGCTACGGCCGCTCGCTGCCGACCGGCAAGACCGTGGACGTCGGCGAGGCGGTCGGCATCATCGCCGCCCAGTCGATCGGTGAGCCCGGTACGCAGCTGACGATGCGTACGTTCCACACCGGTGGTGTCGCGGGTGAGGACATCACCCAGGGTCTGCCCCGGGTGCAGGAGATCTTCGAGGCCCGCGTCCCGAAGGGCAAGGCGCCCATCGCCGACACCCCGGGCCGGATCCGGATCGAGGACGGCGAGCGGTCGCGGAAGATCATCGTGGTGCCGGACGATGGCTCCGACGAGATCGTCTACGACAAGATCTCCAAGCGGGTCCGGCTGCGGGCCCACGACGGCGACCACGTCGAGGTCGGCGAGAAGCTCACCGAGGGCACCATCGACCCGCACGAGCTGCTGCGCATCCTCGGCCCGCGCGCGGTCCAGGTCCACCTGACCCAGGAGGTCCAGGAGGTCTACCGCTCGCAGGGTGTGCTCATCCACGACAAGCACATCGAGATCATCATCCGCCAGATGCTCAAGCGGGTGACGGTCATCGACTCCGGCTCGACCGAGTTCCTGCCGGGCGTGCTGGTCGACCGGGCGCTGTTCGAGTCGGAGAACCGCCGGCTCGTCGGCGAGGGCGGCGAGCCCGCCGCCGGTCGCCCCGTGCTGATGGGTATCACCAAGGCCTCGCTGGCCACGGACTCCTGGCTGTCGGCGGCCTCCTTCCAGGAGACCACCCGGGTGCTGACGGACGCGGCGATCCACGCCCGCAGCGACTCGCTGATCGGCCTCAAGGAGAACGTGATCATCGGTAAGCTCATCCCGGCCGGTACGGGCATCAGCAAGTACCGCAACGTCCGGGTCGAGCCGACCGAGGAGGCCAAGGCCAAGGTCTACTCGATGACCGGATACCCGGAGACCGACTACGGCTTCGGGCCGGCCAGCGGGCAGGCCGTGCCGCTGGACGACTTCGACTTCGGGTCGTACCGCTAA
- the rpsL gene encoding 30S ribosomal protein S12, with protein MPTIQQLVRKGRQAKTSKTKTPALKGSPQRRGVCTRVYTTTPKKPNSALRKVARVKLSSQIEVTAYIPGVGHNLQEHSIVLVRGGRVKDLPGVRYKIVRGSLDTQGVRNRKQARSRYGAKKEKS; from the coding sequence GTGCCCACGATCCAGCAGCTGGTCCGAAAGGGCCGCCAGGCGAAGACGAGCAAGACCAAGACCCCGGCGCTGAAGGGTTCCCCTCAGCGGCGCGGCGTGTGCACCCGTGTGTACACCACCACCCCGAAGAAGCCGAACTCGGCGCTGCGCAAGGTCGCTCGTGTCAAGCTCAGCAGCCAGATCGAGGTGACCGCCTACATCCCGGGCGTGGGTCACAACCTGCAGGAGCACTCCATCGTGCTCGTCCGCGGCGGCCGGGTGAAGGACCTCCCCGGCGTGCGTTACAAGATCGTCCGCGGCTCGCTGGACACCCAGGGTGTCCGCAACCGCAAGCAGGCGCGCAGCCGTTACGGCGCGAAGAAGGAGAAGAGCTGA
- the rplB gene encoding 50S ribosomal protein L2 has protein sequence MAIRKYKPTTPGRRGSSVADFAEITRSTPEKSLLVPLPKKGGRNAHGRITARHHGGGHKRQYRLIDFKRVDKDGVPAKVAHIEYDPNRTARIALLHYADGEKRYIIAPKDLKQGDAVESGPGADIKPGNNLPLRNIPVGTTIHNVELRPGGGAKLARSAGVGIQLLGREGAYATLRMPSGEIRRVDVRCRASVGEIGNADQSNINWGKAGRMRWKGKRPTVRGVAMNPVDHPHGGGEGKTSGGRHPVNPQGKPEGRTRRKGQPSDRLIVRRRYATRKRG, from the coding sequence ATGGCTATCCGTAAGTACAAGCCGACGACGCCGGGCCGGCGTGGCTCCAGCGTCGCCGACTTCGCCGAGATCACCCGGTCGACGCCCGAGAAGTCGCTGCTGGTGCCGCTGCCGAAGAAGGGCGGGCGTAACGCCCACGGCCGGATCACCGCGCGGCACCACGGTGGCGGCCACAAGCGCCAGTACCGTCTGATCGACTTCAAGCGGGTCGACAAGGACGGCGTGCCGGCGAAGGTCGCGCACATCGAGTACGACCCGAACCGCACCGCGCGCATCGCGCTGCTGCACTACGCCGACGGCGAGAAGCGGTACATCATCGCGCCGAAGGACCTGAAGCAGGGCGACGCGGTCGAGTCCGGTCCGGGCGCCGACATCAAGCCCGGCAACAACCTGCCGCTGCGCAACATCCCGGTCGGTACGACGATCCACAACGTGGAGCTCCGTCCGGGTGGCGGCGCCAAGCTGGCCCGCTCGGCCGGCGTCGGCATCCAGCTCCTCGGCCGCGAGGGCGCGTACGCGACCCTGCGTATGCCGTCCGGCGAGATCCGGCGCGTCGACGTGCGCTGCCGCGCCAGCGTCGGCGAGATCGGCAACGCCGACCAGTCGAACATCAACTGGGGCAAGGCCGGCCGGATGCGGTGGAAGGGCAAGCGCCCGACCGTCCGTGGTGTCGCCATGAACCCGGTCGACCACCCGCACGGTGGTGGTGAGGGCAAGACCTCCGGTGGTCGCCACCCGGTCAACCCGCAGGGTAAGCCCGAGGGCCGCACCCGTCGTAAGGGCCAGCCGAGCGACCGGCTGATCGTCCGCCGCCGCTACGCCACGCGTAAGCGCGGCTGA
- the tuf gene encoding elongation factor Tu, with protein MAKAKFERTKPHVNIGTIGHIDHGKTTLTAAITKVLHDQFPDLNPYTPFDEIDKAPEEKARGITISIAHVEYQTEARHYAHVDCPGHADYIKNMITGAAQMDGAILVVAATDGPMPQTREHVLLARQVGVPYIVVALNKSDMVDDAELLELVELEVRELLSSQEYPGDDLPVVQVSALKALEGDPVWTEKLLELMNAVDTAIPQPERETEKPFLMPVEDVFTITGRGTVVTGRVERGVLLPNEDVEVVGIREKGFKTKVTAIEMFRKTLDDARAGENVGLLLRGTKREDVERGMVVIKPGTTTPHTEFEATVYILSKEEGGRHTPFFQNYRPQFYFRTTDVTGVVTLPEGTEMVMPGDNTTMSVKLIQPIAMEENLKFAIREGGRTVGAGRVTKIVK; from the coding sequence GTGGCGAAGGCGAAGTTCGAGCGGACTAAGCCGCACGTCAACATCGGCACCATTGGTCACATCGACCACGGTAAGACGACGCTGACGGCGGCCATCACCAAGGTCCTGCACGACCAGTTCCCGGACCTGAACCCGTACACCCCGTTCGACGAGATCGACAAGGCGCCGGAGGAGAAGGCCCGCGGCATCACGATCTCCATCGCGCACGTCGAGTACCAGACCGAGGCGCGGCACTACGCGCACGTCGACTGCCCCGGGCACGCCGACTACATCAAGAACATGATCACCGGTGCCGCGCAGATGGACGGCGCGATCCTGGTGGTGGCGGCGACCGACGGCCCGATGCCGCAGACCCGCGAGCACGTGCTGCTGGCCCGTCAGGTCGGTGTGCCGTACATCGTCGTGGCGCTCAACAAGAGCGACATGGTCGACGACGCCGAGCTCCTGGAGCTCGTCGAGCTCGAGGTCCGCGAGCTGCTCTCCTCGCAGGAGTACCCGGGCGACGACCTGCCGGTCGTGCAGGTCTCCGCGCTGAAGGCGCTCGAGGGCGACCCGGTGTGGACCGAGAAGCTGCTCGAGCTGATGAACGCGGTCGACACCGCGATCCCGCAGCCGGAGCGCGAGACCGAGAAGCCGTTCCTCATGCCCGTCGAGGACGTCTTCACGATCACCGGTCGTGGCACCGTCGTCACTGGTCGTGTCGAGCGTGGCGTGCTGCTCCCGAACGAGGACGTCGAGGTCGTCGGCATCCGCGAGAAGGGCTTCAAGACCAAGGTCACCGCGATCGAGATGTTCCGGAAGACCCTGGACGACGCGCGCGCGGGTGAGAACGTCGGTCTCCTGCTGCGTGGCACCAAGCGCGAGGACGTCGAGCGCGGCATGGTCGTCATCAAGCCGGGCACCACGACCCCGCACACGGAGTTCGAGGCGACGGTCTACATCCTCTCCAAGGAGGAGGGCGGCCGGCACACCCCGTTCTTCCAGAACTACCGCCCGCAGTTCTACTTCCGCACCACGGACGTCACCGGCGTCGTCACGCTGCCCGAGGGCACCGAGATGGTCATGCCGGGCGACAACACCACGATGAGCGTCAAGCTCATCCAGCCCATCGCGATGGAGGAAAACCTCAAGTTCGCGATCCGGGAGGGTGGCCGTACGGTCGGCGCGGGTCGGGTCACCAAGATCGTCAAGTGA
- the rpsG gene encoding 30S ribosomal protein S7, with protein MPRKGPAPRKPLVADPVYNSPLVTQLVNKILLRGKRQLAERIVYAALEGCREKSGTDPVVTLKRAMDNVKPTLEVRSRRVGGATYQVPVEVRPARATTLGLRWLVTYSRARREKTMVERLMNELLDASNGLGAAVKRREDTHKMAESNKAFAHYRW; from the coding sequence ATGCCGCGTAAGGGACCTGCTCCGCGGAAGCCGCTGGTCGCTGACCCGGTGTACAACTCGCCGTTGGTCACCCAGCTGGTGAACAAGATCCTGCTGCGCGGCAAGCGCCAGCTCGCCGAGCGCATCGTGTACGCGGCCCTGGAGGGCTGCCGCGAGAAGTCCGGCACCGACCCGGTCGTCACCCTGAAGCGGGCGATGGACAACGTCAAGCCGACCCTCGAGGTGCGCAGCCGCCGTGTCGGTGGCGCCACCTACCAGGTCCCGGTCGAGGTCCGCCCGGCCCGGGCGACCACCCTGGGCCTGCGCTGGCTGGTCACCTACTCCCGCGCCCGGCGCGAGAAGACCATGGTCGAGCGGCTGATGAACGAGCTGCTGGACGCGAGCAACGGCCTCGGCGCCGCCGTCAAGCGGCGCGAGGACACGCACAAGATGGCCGAGTCGAACAAGGCCTTCGCGCACTACCGCTGGTAA
- the rpsJ gene encoding 30S ribosomal protein S10, with protein sequence MAGQKIRIRLKAYDHEVVDSSARKIVETVTRTGAQVAGPVPLPTEINRFCVIRSPHKYKDSREHFEMRTHKRLIDIIDPTPKTVDSLMRLDLPAGVDIEIKL encoded by the coding sequence ATGGCGGGACAGAAGATCCGCATCCGGCTCAAGGCCTATGACCACGAGGTCGTCGACTCCTCGGCTCGGAAGATCGTCGAGACGGTGACGCGTACCGGGGCGCAGGTCGCTGGCCCGGTGCCGCTGCCCACGGAGATCAACCGTTTCTGCGTTATCCGCTCGCCGCACAAGTACAAGGACTCGCGCGAGCACTTCGAGATGCGTACGCACAAGCGGCTGATCGACATCATCGACCCGACCCCGAAGACGGTCGACTCGCTCATGCGCCTCGACCTGCCGGCTGGCGTCGACATCGAGATCAAGCTGTAG
- the rplW gene encoding 50S ribosomal protein L23: MSTIADPRDVIIAPVVSEKSYSELNRNWYTFLVHPDANKTEIKIAIQQIFNVRVLTVNTLNREGKRKRTKTGFGQRKATKRAIVKLADGDRIEAFGGPVS, translated from the coding sequence GTGAGCACGATCGCCGATCCGCGTGACGTCATCATCGCGCCGGTCGTCTCGGAGAAGAGCTACAGCGAGCTGAACCGGAACTGGTACACCTTCCTGGTGCACCCGGACGCCAACAAGACCGAGATCAAGATCGCTATCCAGCAGATCTTCAACGTCCGCGTCCTGACGGTCAACACGCTCAACCGCGAGGGCAAGCGCAAGCGCACCAAGACCGGCTTCGGTCAGCGCAAGGCCACCAAGCGGGCGATCGTGAAGCTGGCTGACGGTGACCGTATCGAGGCCTTCGGCGGCCCGGTCAGCTGA
- the rplC gene encoding 50S ribosomal protein L3: MDRQVKGILGAKLGMTQVWDNNKVVPVTVVQAGPCVVSQVRSAEKDGYSAVQLAYGTIDPRKAKKPLAGHYAKADVAPRRHIVELRTTDAADYSLGQEVTVEEFPVGVTIDVTGKTKGKGYAGPMKRHGFHGLRASHGVERKHRSPGSIGACATPGRVFKGTRMAGRMGGVRYTVQNLTVQAVDTENNLLLVRGAIPGPKGALVLVRTAAKVKAKKGGAAK, from the coding sequence ATGGACAGGCAAGTCAAGGGGATCCTGGGCGCCAAGCTCGGCATGACCCAGGTCTGGGACAACAACAAGGTTGTGCCCGTGACCGTGGTTCAGGCCGGCCCGTGCGTCGTCAGCCAGGTTCGTAGCGCCGAGAAGGACGGTTACTCCGCGGTCCAGCTCGCGTACGGCACGATCGACCCGCGCAAGGCCAAGAAGCCGCTCGCCGGGCACTACGCCAAGGCGGACGTGGCGCCGCGCCGGCACATCGTCGAGCTGCGCACCACGGACGCCGCGGACTACTCGCTGGGCCAGGAGGTCACGGTCGAGGAGTTCCCGGTGGGCGTCACCATCGACGTCACCGGCAAGACCAAGGGCAAGGGCTACGCCGGCCCGATGAAGCGGCACGGCTTCCACGGTCTGCGCGCCAGCCACGGTGTCGAGCGCAAGCACCGCTCGCCGGGCTCCATCGGCGCCTGCGCCACCCCGGGTCGCGTCTTCAAGGGCACCCGGATGGCGGGTCGGATGGGTGGCGTGCGCTACACCGTCCAGAACCTGACCGTCCAGGCGGTCGACACCGAGAACAACCTCCTGCTCGTCCGCGGCGCCATCCCCGGCCCGAAGGGCGCGCTGGTCCTGGTCCGCACCGCGGCCAAGGTCAAGGCGAAGAAGGGCGGTGCGGCCAAGTGA
- the rplD gene encoding 50S ribosomal protein L4 codes for MTTVDVLNVEGTKSGTVELPADVFDVQANIALMHQVVVAQLAAARQGTHKTKTRGEVAGGGKKPYKQKGTGRARQGSIRAPQFAGGGVVHGPVPRDYSQRTPKKMKAAALRGALSDRARAGQVHVVEAFVSGEKPSTKAALATLTKLTEARRVLVVLSSTDELNWVSLRNEPRVHLIEAGQLNTYDVLVADDVVFTKDALDEFLGVPAETTEEGDK; via the coding sequence GTGACCACCGTTGACGTGCTCAACGTCGAAGGCACGAAGAGCGGCACCGTCGAGCTGCCCGCCGACGTCTTCGACGTCCAGGCCAACATCGCGCTGATGCACCAGGTCGTGGTGGCCCAGCTCGCGGCCGCCCGGCAGGGCACGCACAAGACCAAGACCCGCGGCGAGGTCGCCGGTGGCGGCAAGAAGCCGTACAAGCAGAAGGGCACCGGTCGGGCCCGCCAGGGTTCGATCCGCGCGCCGCAGTTCGCCGGCGGTGGCGTGGTCCACGGCCCGGTGCCGCGCGACTACAGCCAGCGGACCCCGAAGAAGATGAAGGCCGCCGCCCTGCGTGGCGCCCTCTCCGACCGGGCCCGCGCCGGCCAGGTGCACGTCGTCGAGGCGTTCGTCTCGGGCGAGAAGCCGTCGACCAAGGCCGCCCTGGCCACGCTGACCAAGCTGACCGAGGCGCGGCGCGTCCTGGTCGTGCTGAGCAGCACCGACGAGCTGAACTGGGTGTCGCTGCGCAACGAGCCGCGGGTGCACCTGATCGAGGCTGGCCAGCTCAACACGTACGACGTGCTGGTGGCCGACGACGTGGTCTTCACCAAGGACGCCCTGGACGAGTTCCTGGGTGTGCCGGCCGAGACCACCGAGGAGGGTGACAAGTGA
- the fusA gene encoding elongation factor G → MAAADALANVRNIGIMAHIDAGKTTTTERILFYTGITYKIGEVHEGAAVMDWMEQEQERGITITSAATKCEWKGHTIQIIDTPGHVDFTVEVERSLRVLDGAVAVYDGVAGVEPQTENVWRQADKYNVPRMCFVNKLDRTGADFFRCVQMMIDRLNATPLVLQIPIGLEGDHIGVVDLIGMRALTWRGETQKGEDYAIEEIPADLADSAAEWREKLMETLADVDDAVMEKYLEGEEISVEEIKAAIRRATIASKANPVLCGSAFKNKGVQPMLDAVVDFLPSPLDIPAIEGTATDGETPLQRKPSKTEPFSGLAFKIQTDKHLGKLTYVRVYSGVVESGSQVVNSTKDRKERIGKIYQMHANKREERGSAQAGDIIAVQGLKQTTTGDTLCDPANPVILESMTFPEPVIEVAIEPKTKADQEKLSTAIQRLAEEDPTFRVKLDDETGQTVISGMGELHLDILVDRMRREFNVEANIGKPQVAYRETIRRKVEKVEFTHKKQTGGSGQYARVIISLEPLPLDNDAPTYEFANAVTGGRIPREFIPSVDAGAQDAMQYGILAGFPLVGVKLTLVDGQYHEVDSSEMAFKIAGSMALKEAARKADPALLEPVMSVEVTTPEENMGDVIGDLNSRRGIIQAMEERSGTRIVRALVPLSEMFGYVGDLRSKTQGRASYSMQFDSYAEIPASVAKEIIAKATGE, encoded by the coding sequence GTGGCCGCCGCAGACGCGCTCGCCAACGTACGCAACATCGGCATCATGGCGCACATCGATGCCGGTAAGACCACTACCACCGAGCGGATCCTCTTCTACACCGGTATCACGTACAAGATCGGTGAGGTCCACGAGGGCGCTGCCGTCATGGACTGGATGGAGCAGGAGCAGGAGCGTGGTATCACCATCACCTCCGCTGCCACCAAGTGTGAGTGGAAGGGCCACACGATCCAGATCATCGACACGCCCGGTCACGTCGACTTCACGGTCGAGGTCGAGCGGTCGCTGCGGGTGCTGGACGGTGCGGTCGCGGTCTACGACGGCGTCGCCGGTGTGGAGCCGCAGACGGAGAACGTCTGGCGTCAGGCCGACAAGTACAACGTCCCGCGGATGTGTTTCGTCAACAAGCTCGACCGGACCGGCGCGGACTTCTTCCGCTGCGTCCAGATGATGATCGACCGGCTGAACGCCACCCCGCTGGTGCTCCAGATCCCGATCGGGCTCGAGGGCGACCACATCGGCGTCGTCGACCTGATCGGCATGCGTGCCCTCACCTGGCGCGGGGAGACCCAGAAGGGTGAGGACTACGCGATCGAGGAGATCCCGGCCGACCTCGCCGACTCCGCTGCGGAGTGGCGCGAGAAGCTGATGGAGACCCTGGCCGACGTCGACGACGCGGTGATGGAGAAGTACCTGGAGGGCGAGGAGATCTCCGTCGAGGAGATCAAGGCCGCCATCCGGCGGGCCACGATCGCCAGCAAGGCCAACCCGGTGCTGTGCGGTTCGGCGTTCAAGAACAAGGGCGTGCAGCCCATGCTCGACGCCGTGGTCGACTTCCTGCCGTCGCCGCTGGACATCCCGGCCATCGAGGGCACCGCCACCGACGGCGAGACGCCGTTGCAGCGGAAGCCGTCGAAGACGGAGCCGTTCTCCGGTCTCGCCTTCAAGATCCAGACCGACAAGCACCTCGGCAAGCTCACCTACGTCCGGGTCTACTCCGGCGTGGTCGAGTCCGGGTCCCAGGTGGTCAACTCCACCAAGGACCGCAAGGAGCGGATCGGCAAGATCTACCAGATGCACGCCAACAAGCGGGAAGAGCGCGGCTCGGCCCAGGCTGGCGACATCATCGCGGTGCAGGGTCTGAAGCAGACCACCACCGGTGACACGCTGTGCGACCCGGCGAACCCGGTCATCCTGGAGTCGATGACCTTCCCGGAGCCGGTCATCGAGGTCGCCATCGAGCCGAAGACCAAGGCCGACCAGGAGAAGCTCAGCACCGCCATCCAGCGGCTGGCCGAGGAGGACCCGACCTTCCGCGTCAAGCTGGACGACGAGACCGGCCAGACGGTCATCTCCGGCATGGGCGAGCTGCACCTGGACATCCTGGTCGACCGGATGCGCCGCGAGTTCAACGTCGAGGCGAACATCGGCAAGCCGCAGGTGGCGTACCGCGAGACCATCCGCCGCAAGGTGGAGAAGGTCGAGTTCACCCACAAGAAGCAGACCGGTGGTTCCGGCCAGTACGCCCGGGTCATCATCAGCCTGGAGCCGCTGCCGCTGGACAACGACGCGCCGACCTACGAGTTCGCGAACGCCGTCACCGGTGGCCGGATCCCCCGGGAGTTCATCCCGTCGGTGGACGCCGGCGCCCAGGACGCCATGCAGTACGGCATTCTCGCCGGCTTCCCGCTGGTGGGTGTCAAGCTGACGCTGGTGGACGGCCAGTACCACGAGGTCGACTCGTCCGAGATGGCGTTCAAGATCGCTGGTTCGATGGCGCTGAAGGAGGCGGCCCGCAAGGCCGACCCGGCGCTGCTCGAGCCGGTGATGTCCGTCGAGGTCACCACTCCCGAGGAGAACATGGGTGACGTCATCGGCGACCTCAACTCCCGCCGTGGCATCATCCAGGCGATGGAGGAGCGCAGCGGCACCCGCATCGTGAGGGCGCTGGTGCCGCTGTCGGAGATGTTCGGCTACGTCGGCGACCTGCGGTCGAAGACCCAGGGCCGGGCTAGCTACAGCATGCAGTTCGACTCCTACGCCGAGATTCCGGCCTCGGTGGCCAAGGAGATCATCGCCAAGGCGACTGGTGAGTGA